Proteins from a single region of Magnetospirillum sp. 15-1:
- a CDS encoding isoprenylcysteine carboxylmethyltransferase family protein has protein sequence MSGHLAYALAWIAFGLSHSGLAGRNLAGRRWSRIAYNAIALAAFLAVGGVGGWALGAEPAFDLPPWARWALGGVHLAGWAVMLLSARHYDLGRLGGLSQLRHPERPADEGLRLDGPHAWVRHPLYAGAFLILWGAALSPLGLATALWGSLYLLAGTYCEERRLLARYGADYAAYRARVPAFVPWRRPGGAPTA, from the coding sequence ATGAGCGGTCACCTCGCCTACGCCCTGGCCTGGATCGCCTTCGGCCTGTCCCACAGCGGACTGGCCGGGCGGAACCTCGCCGGGCGGCGCTGGTCGCGTATCGCATACAATGCCATCGCCCTTGCCGCCTTCCTGGCGGTGGGAGGAGTGGGCGGCTGGGCCCTGGGCGCCGAACCGGCCTTCGACCTGCCTCCCTGGGCGCGTTGGGCCTTGGGCGGCGTGCATCTGGCCGGCTGGGCGGTGATGCTGCTGTCGGCGCGCCATTACGATCTGGGACGGCTGGGCGGCCTCAGCCAGTTGCGCCACCCCGAGCGGCCGGCCGACGAGGGGCTGCGCCTCGACGGCCCCCACGCTTGGGTGCGCCATCCCCTCTATGCCGGGGCTTTCCTGATCCTGTGGGGAGCGGCCCTGTCGCCGCTGGGCCTCGCCACCGCCCTGTGGGGCAGCCTCTACCTGCTGGCCGGGACCTATTGCGAGGAGCGCAGGCTCCTGGCCCGATACGGCGCCGACTATGCCGCCTATCGGGCCAGGGTGCCGGCCTTCGTACCGTGGCGCAGGCCCGGCGGGGCGCCTACCGCTTGA
- a CDS encoding invasion associated locus B family protein: MIARPLVIAVTLLASTGTAFAADTTKRLGKFGEWESFAYTEGSAKVCYLAATAGKVTGGEKGKPTTTYLIVTHRPGAKGVDEVSINGTYGFKKDSKVELQVGAMKHSLFTKGDRAWADDAKADKAIITSLQKGKEATLHASPAKGADIAAAFPLSGFSDALSAADKACNIKR, from the coding sequence ATGATCGCCCGCCCGCTCGTCATCGCCGTCACCCTGCTCGCCTCGACCGGCACGGCTTTCGCCGCCGACACCACCAAGCGCCTGGGCAAGTTCGGCGAATGGGAAAGCTTCGCCTACACCGAAGGCAGCGCCAAGGTCTGCTATCTGGCCGCCACCGCCGGCAAGGTCACCGGCGGCGAGAAGGGCAAGCCCACCACCACCTATCTGATCGTCACCCACCGCCCCGGCGCCAAGGGCGTGGACGAGGTCAGCATCAACGGCACCTACGGCTTCAAGAAGGACTCCAAGGTCGAGTTGCAGGTGGGCGCCATGAAGCACTCGCTGTTCACCAAGGGCGACCGCGCCTGGGCCGATGACGCCAAGGCCGACAAGGCCATCATCACCAGCCTGCAGAAGGGTAAGGAAGCCACCCTGCACGCCAGCCCGGCCAAGGGCGCCGACATCGCCGCCGCCTTCCCGCTGTCGGGCTTTTCCGATGCGCTGTCCGCCGCCGACAAGGCGTGCAATATCAAGCGGTAG
- the queA gene encoding tRNA preQ1(34) S-adenosylmethionine ribosyltransferase-isomerase QueA encodes MKVDDFDFDLPRDLIAERPASPRDSARLLHVPTAGGLADLGVRDLPDLLLPGDILVFNDTRVIPARLFGRRGLAGVEVTLHQRTGLAQWKAFARPAKKLRPGDRVDFAEGFSATVAEKGEMGEVTLDFDRSGEDLMVALETFGHLPLPPYIRQGEADERDRDDYQTVFAREKGAVAAPTAGLHFTPDLLAALEARGVKRATVTLHVGAGTFLPVKVDDTDDHRMHQEIGVVTPETAAAINAARAAGGRVVAVGTTSARLLESAADPLGTLAPFDGATDIFITPGHAFRLVDVLLTNFHLPRSTLFMLVSAFSGLERMKAVYEHAKVAGYRFYSYGDCCLLERTPT; translated from the coding sequence ATGAAAGTGGATGATTTCGACTTCGACCTGCCGCGCGACCTGATCGCCGAACGTCCCGCCAGTCCGCGGGATTCGGCGCGGCTGCTGCATGTCCCGACGGCGGGCGGGCTGGCCGATCTCGGGGTGCGCGACCTTCCCGACCTGCTGCTGCCCGGCGATATCCTGGTGTTCAACGATACGCGGGTGATTCCCGCCCGGCTGTTCGGGCGCCGGGGGCTGGCGGGGGTGGAGGTGACGCTGCACCAGCGTACGGGGCTGGCCCAGTGGAAGGCCTTCGCCCGCCCGGCCAAGAAGCTCCGGCCCGGCGACCGGGTGGACTTCGCCGAGGGCTTCTCGGCCACCGTGGCGGAGAAGGGCGAGATGGGCGAGGTGACCCTGGATTTCGACCGCTCGGGCGAGGACCTGATGGTGGCGCTCGAGACCTTCGGCCACCTGCCGTTGCCGCCCTATATCCGCCAGGGCGAGGCCGACGAGCGGGATCGCGATGACTACCAGACGGTCTTCGCCCGCGAGAAGGGGGCGGTGGCGGCGCCTACCGCCGGGCTGCACTTCACCCCGGACCTGCTGGCCGCCCTGGAGGCGCGGGGCGTCAAACGCGCCACGGTGACCCTGCACGTGGGGGCGGGAACCTTCCTGCCGGTCAAGGTGGATGACACCGACGACCACCGCATGCACCAGGAGATCGGCGTGGTGACGCCCGAAACCGCCGCCGCCATCAATGCGGCGCGGGCGGCGGGCGGCCGGGTGGTGGCGGTGGGAACCACCTCGGCCCGCCTTTTGGAAAGCGCCGCCGATCCCCTGGGCACGCTGGCGCCCTTCGACGGCGCCACCGACATCTTCATCACGCCGGGTCACGCCTTCCGGCTGGTGGACGTGCTGCTGACCAATTTTCATCTGCCGCGCTCGACCCTGTTCATGCTGGTCTCGGCCTTTTCCGGCCTGGAACGCATGAAGGCGGTCTACGAGCACGCCAAGGTGGCGGGCTACCGCTTCTACTCCTACGGCGATTGCTGCCTGCTGGAACGGACACCGACATGA
- a CDS encoding LysM peptidoglycan-binding domain-containing protein, with product MNRPTLVALIGLAVAVIAIVLAVRSQRDETTDIETQIPPAPSAASTTAATDPGEPSFDVVRIDAGGDAVIAGRAKPGARVIIIDGDKELGQAIADARGEWVFLPAAPLPPGSRELRLKAINPDGSQSESGETVVLVVPPRGQGTALAIRSGRDGSSRILQGPGAATQGGLSLDIVDNDDKGRMSVSGRAPAGAKINLYLDNRLLGRATADAEGNWRVAAALPPGKGNHMLRADQVDDKGKVQARVEAAWTRSDDAGLKGGTTVTVLRGNSLWRIARRLYGQGIAYTVIFEANRDSIKDPDRIYPGQVFGVPAK from the coding sequence TTGAACCGGCCTACGCTCGTCGCCCTTATCGGGCTTGCCGTCGCCGTGATCGCCATCGTGCTCGCCGTACGCAGCCAGCGTGACGAGACGACGGATATCGAGACGCAGATTCCGCCGGCGCCCAGCGCCGCCTCCACGACCGCCGCGACCGACCCGGGCGAGCCCTCGTTCGATGTGGTCCGCATCGACGCCGGCGGCGACGCGGTCATCGCCGGCCGGGCCAAGCCCGGCGCCCGCGTCATCATCATCGATGGCGACAAGGAACTGGGCCAGGCCATCGCCGACGCACGCGGCGAGTGGGTGTTCCTGCCCGCCGCCCCCCTGCCCCCCGGCTCGCGCGAGCTCAGGCTGAAGGCGATCAATCCCGACGGCAGCCAGTCCGAATCCGGTGAAACCGTGGTGCTGGTGGTGCCGCCGCGCGGCCAGGGTACCGCGCTGGCCATCAGGTCGGGACGCGACGGCAGCAGCCGCATCCTGCAGGGGCCGGGCGCCGCCACCCAGGGCGGGCTGTCCCTGGACATCGTCGACAACGACGACAAGGGCCGCATGTCGGTCAGCGGCCGCGCCCCCGCCGGGGCCAAGATCAACCTCTACCTGGACAACCGCCTGCTGGGCCGCGCCACCGCCGATGCCGAGGGCAACTGGCGGGTGGCCGCGGCCCTGCCGCCGGGCAAGGGCAACCACATGCTGCGCGCCGATCAGGTGGACGACAAGGGCAAGGTCCAAGCCCGGGTCGAGGCGGCCTGGACCCGGAGCGACGATGCCGGCCTCAAGGGCGGAACGACGGTGACGGTGTTGCGGGGCAATTCCCTGTGGCGCATCGCCCGCCGCCTCTACGGCCAGGGCATCGCCTACACGGTGATCTTCGAGGCCAACCGCGACAGCATCAAGGACCCCGACCGCATCTATCCCGGTCAGGTGTTCGGCGTTCCGGCGAAGTAA
- a CDS encoding NADP-dependent isocitrate dehydrogenase → MTTAKIIWTKVDEAPALATYSLLPIVQAFTGAAGVAVETRDISLAGRIIANFPEGLKPEQRIGDELAELGELTLKPEANIIKLPNVSASVPQLKAAIKELQSQGYAIPDFPEDPKTDAEKELKARFGKVLGSAVNPVLREGNSDRRAALSVKNYARKNPHKMGAWAASSQSHVAHMTSGDFYGSEKSVTVAAATDVKIEFHGKDGSIHVLKAKTKLKAGEVIDAAVMSTKALRAFYAEQIADAKSQPGLLLSLHLKATMMKVSDPVMFGHAVTVFFKDVFEKHAAAIKDIGVNVNNGFGDLIAKLDKLPAAKKAEIEADIKAAYDNGPALAMVNSDKGITNLHVPSDVIVDASMPAMIRDSGRMWGTDGKLHDTKAMIPDRCYARIYQVVIDDCKKHGAFDPKTMGSVPNVGLMAQKAEEYGSHDKTFEISAPGLVRVVDENDTILLEQTVEAGDIFRACQTKDAPIQDWVKLAVTRARLSNTPAIFWLDRNRAHDAQIIAKVEKYLKDHDTKGLDISIKTPEEAIAVSLERIRKGQDTISVTGNVLRDYLTDLFPILELGTSAKMLSIVPLMAGGGLFETGAGGSAPKHVQQFQEEGYLRWDSLGEFLALGVSLEHLAQTFKNPKAQVLADTLDQANAKILDNNRSPARKVGELDNRGSHFYLALYWAQALAEQTKDKELAARFVPLAKVLTENEAKINAELIAAQGKPVDMGGYYSPDDAKTSAAMRPSATLNAALAAI, encoded by the coding sequence ATGACGACCGCGAAAATCATCTGGACCAAGGTTGACGAGGCGCCGGCTCTGGCGACTTATTCTCTGCTGCCCATCGTCCAGGCTTTCACCGGGGCGGCCGGGGTCGCCGTCGAAACCCGCGACATCTCGCTGGCCGGCCGCATCATCGCCAATTTCCCCGAGGGACTGAAGCCCGAGCAGCGCATCGGCGACGAACTGGCCGAACTGGGCGAGCTGACGCTCAAGCCCGAAGCCAACATCATCAAGCTGCCCAACGTCAGCGCCTCGGTGCCGCAGCTCAAGGCGGCCATCAAGGAATTGCAGTCCCAGGGCTACGCCATTCCCGACTTCCCCGAGGACCCCAAGACCGACGCCGAGAAGGAGCTCAAGGCCCGCTTCGGTAAGGTTCTGGGCTCGGCCGTGAATCCGGTGCTGCGCGAAGGCAATTCCGATCGCCGCGCCGCCCTGTCGGTCAAGAACTACGCCCGCAAGAATCCCCACAAGATGGGCGCCTGGGCCGCTTCGTCCCAGTCCCACGTGGCCCACATGACGTCCGGCGATTTCTACGGCTCCGAGAAGTCGGTGACCGTTGCCGCCGCCACCGACGTCAAGATCGAGTTCCACGGCAAGGATGGCTCGATCCACGTGCTGAAGGCCAAGACCAAGCTCAAGGCCGGCGAGGTCATCGACGCCGCCGTGATGAGCACCAAGGCTCTGCGCGCCTTCTATGCCGAGCAGATCGCCGACGCCAAGTCCCAGCCGGGCCTGCTGCTGTCGCTGCACCTCAAGGCCACCATGATGAAGGTCTCGGACCCCGTCATGTTCGGCCATGCCGTCACCGTGTTCTTCAAGGACGTGTTCGAGAAGCACGCCGCCGCCATCAAGGATATCGGCGTCAACGTCAACAACGGCTTCGGCGACCTGATCGCCAAGCTGGACAAGCTGCCCGCCGCCAAGAAGGCCGAGATCGAGGCCGACATCAAGGCCGCCTACGACAATGGCCCGGCGCTGGCCATGGTCAATTCCGACAAGGGCATCACCAATCTGCATGTGCCGTCCGACGTCATCGTCGACGCCTCCATGCCCGCCATGATCCGTGATTCTGGCCGCATGTGGGGCACCGACGGCAAGCTGCACGACACCAAGGCCATGATCCCCGATCGCTGCTATGCCCGCATCTATCAGGTGGTCATCGACGACTGCAAGAAGCACGGCGCCTTTGATCCCAAGACCATGGGCAGCGTGCCGAATGTGGGCCTGATGGCCCAGAAGGCCGAGGAATACGGCAGCCACGACAAGACCTTCGAAATCTCCGCCCCCGGCCTGGTCCGCGTGGTGGATGAAAACGACACGATCCTGCTGGAGCAGACGGTCGAGGCCGGCGACATCTTCCGCGCCTGCCAGACCAAGGACGCGCCGATCCAGGATTGGGTCAAGCTGGCCGTCACCCGCGCCCGGCTGTCCAATACGCCCGCCATCTTCTGGCTGGACAGGAACCGCGCCCACGACGCCCAGATCATCGCCAAGGTGGAGAAGTACCTGAAGGACCACGACACCAAGGGTCTGGACATCTCCATCAAGACCCCGGAAGAAGCCATCGCCGTTTCGTTGGAGCGTATCCGCAAGGGCCAGGACACCATCTCGGTGACCGGCAACGTGCTGCGCGACTACCTGACCGACCTGTTCCCCATCCTGGAGCTGGGCACCTCGGCCAAGATGCTGTCCATCGTTCCGCTGATGGCGGGCGGCGGCCTGTTCGAGACCGGTGCCGGCGGCTCGGCCCCCAAGCACGTGCAGCAGTTCCAGGAGGAAGGCTATCTCCGCTGGGATTCCCTGGGCGAGTTCCTGGCGCTCGGCGTGTCGCTGGAGCATCTGGCCCAGACCTTCAAGAATCCCAAGGCCCAGGTGCTGGCCGATACCCTGGATCAGGCCAACGCCAAGATCCTCGACAACAACCGCTCGCCGGCCCGCAAGGTGGGCGAGCTGGACAATCGCGGCAGCCACTTCTACCTGGCTCTGTACTGGGCGCAGGCCCTGGCCGAGCAGACCAAGGACAAGGAGCTGGCCGCCCGCTTCGTTCCGCTGGCCAAGGTGCTGACCGAGAACGAGGCCAAGATCAACGCCGAGCTGATCGCCGCCCAGGGCAAGCCGGTGGACATGGGCGGCTATTACAGCCCCGACGACGCCAAGACCTCGGCCGCCATGCGTCCGAGCGCCACCTTGAACGCGGCCCTGGCCGCCATCTAA
- the pip gene encoding prolyl aminopeptidase, with protein sequence MELFPPFEPHASGMLAVGDGHDLYWEVSGNPDGPAVVFVHGGPGAGTAPAYRRFFDPKFWRVVLFDQRGSGRSRPCASVHANTTGHLVADLEKLRHHLGVDRWLLFGGSWGSTLALAYGQAYPERCTGFIMRGIFLFRPIEVEWFMAGMGRFFPEAHRRFISHLPEAERQRPLDAYVRRLNHADPAIHMPAARIWCGYEEACARLLPREESGEADGPSTLALARIEAHYMAHDGFMRPNQLLDELDRIRHLPAMIIQGRYDMVCPPNSADDLARAWEGCDLRVIPDAGHSAMEPGIRAGLVDAAERMKMRIRR encoded by the coding sequence ATGGAGTTGTTTCCGCCGTTCGAGCCCCATGCCTCGGGTATGCTGGCCGTGGGAGACGGCCACGACCTCTACTGGGAGGTCTCGGGTAATCCCGACGGCCCGGCGGTGGTCTTCGTCCATGGCGGGCCGGGGGCCGGCACCGCGCCCGCCTATCGCCGCTTCTTCGACCCCAAATTCTGGCGCGTAGTGCTGTTCGACCAGCGCGGCTCGGGCCGCTCGCGGCCCTGCGCCTCGGTGCACGCCAATACCACCGGCCATCTGGTGGCCGATCTCGAGAAGCTGCGCCATCACCTGGGCGTCGACCGCTGGCTGCTGTTCGGCGGCTCGTGGGGCAGCACCCTGGCGCTGGCCTATGGCCAGGCATACCCCGAGCGCTGCACCGGCTTCATCATGCGCGGCATCTTCCTGTTCCGTCCCATCGAGGTGGAGTGGTTCATGGCCGGCATGGGCCGCTTCTTCCCCGAGGCCCATCGCCGCTTCATCTCCCACCTGCCCGAGGCCGAGCGCCAGCGGCCGCTGGATGCCTATGTCCGGCGGCTCAACCATGCCGACCCGGCCATCCACATGCCGGCCGCCCGCATCTGGTGCGGCTACGAGGAGGCCTGCGCCCGCCTGCTGCCCCGCGAGGAGAGCGGCGAGGCCGACGGCCCGTCCACCCTGGCGCTCGCCCGCATCGAGGCCCATTACATGGCCCACGACGGCTTCATGCGCCCCAACCAGCTCCTGGACGAGCTGGACCGCATCCGCCACCTGCCCGCCATGATCATCCAGGGACGCTACGACATGGTCTGTCCGCCCAATTCGGCCGACGACCTGGCCCGCGCCTGGGAAGGCTGCGACCTGCGCGTCATCCCCGACGCCGGCCACTCGGCCATGGAGCCCGGCATCCGCGCCGGACTGGTCGACGCGGCCGAACGCATGAAGATGAGGATCAGACGGTAA
- the pssA gene encoding CDP-diacylglycerol--serine O-phosphatidyltransferase: protein MFRPKRPPRIRGLSINKLIPNILTLLALCAGLTAIRFAVHGMWKEAVMSTVLAAILDGLDGRVARLLQGTSKFGAELDSLSDFVSFGVAPAMVLYFWTMQGAGAYGWAMVLLFSVCCALRLARFNTMIGEPDLPSYAYNFFTGVPAPAAAGLVLMPLVFTIQFGNGFFDQPAVVSVFLLGVSFLMVSKIPTFSFKKVRIPHRWVLPILLIVGLAAAFLVTEPWLTLSALGSLYLGLIPLSLRSFRRLKAQAEAATPDEPAIPSA, encoded by the coding sequence ATGTTCCGCCCCAAGCGCCCACCCCGCATCCGGGGGTTGTCGATCAACAAGCTGATCCCCAACATCCTGACGCTGCTGGCTCTGTGCGCCGGGCTGACCGCCATCCGCTTCGCCGTCCACGGCATGTGGAAGGAAGCGGTGATGTCCACCGTGCTGGCCGCCATCCTGGACGGGCTGGACGGACGGGTCGCCCGCCTGTTGCAGGGGACCTCCAAGTTCGGCGCCGAGCTGGATTCCCTGTCCGATTTCGTCAGTTTCGGCGTGGCCCCGGCCATGGTGCTGTATTTCTGGACCATGCAGGGAGCCGGTGCCTATGGCTGGGCCATGGTGCTGCTGTTCTCGGTGTGCTGCGCCCTGCGCCTCGCCCGCTTCAACACCATGATCGGCGAGCCCGATCTGCCGTCCTACGCCTACAACTTCTTCACCGGCGTCCCCGCCCCGGCGGCGGCCGGGCTGGTGCTGATGCCGCTGGTCTTCACCATCCAGTTCGGCAACGGCTTCTTCGACCAGCCGGCGGTGGTCTCGGTGTTCCTGCTGGGCGTGTCGTTCCTGATGGTCAGCAAGATTCCCACCTTCTCGTTCAAGAAGGTGCGCATTCCCCATCGCTGGGTGCTGCCCATCCTGCTGATCGTCGGCCTGGCCGCTGCCTTCCTGGTCACCGAGCCGTGGCTGACCCTCTCGGCGCTCGGCTCCCTGTATCTGGGCCTGATTCCGCTCAGCCTGCGCTCGTTCCGCCGCCTCAAGGCCCAGGCCGAGGCGGCGACCCCTGACGAACCGGCTATACCGTCTGCGTAA
- the tgt gene encoding tRNA guanosine(34) transglycosylase Tgt, giving the protein MTQFSFELLATDGAARRGRVNTAHGAIDTPAFMPVGTAGTVKAMLPASVAATGAQIVLGNTYHLMLRPGAERVARLGGLHKFMNWPGPILTDSGGFQVMSLAKLRKMDADGVTFQSHHDGSRHRLTPESSMEIQRLLDADITMAFDECTPFPATHEQAAESMRLSMRWARRSKEAFVQRPGYGLFGIVQGGVYPELRAESARALLEIGFEGYAVGGLAVGEGQEAMFATLDVTTPLLPADKPRYLMGVGRPSDIIGAVGRGIDMFDCVMPTRSGRTAQAFTRRGTVNLRNARHQDDPRPLEEGCPCPACRDHSRAYLHHLTRSEEILGPMLLTWHNIQAYQTLTAGLRAAIAEGRFAQFAAEAAALEEMGDIPPL; this is encoded by the coding sequence ATGACCCAGTTCTCCTTCGAGCTTCTCGCCACCGATGGCGCCGCCCGGCGCGGGCGGGTCAATACCGCCCATGGCGCCATCGACACCCCGGCCTTCATGCCGGTGGGCACGGCCGGCACGGTCAAGGCCATGCTGCCGGCCTCGGTGGCCGCCACCGGCGCCCAGATCGTGCTGGGCAACACCTATCACCTGATGCTGCGCCCCGGCGCCGAGCGGGTGGCGCGCCTGGGCGGCCTGCACAAATTCATGAACTGGCCGGGACCGATCCTCACCGATTCCGGCGGCTTCCAGGTGATGAGCCTGGCCAAGCTTCGGAAGATGGATGCCGACGGTGTCACCTTCCAGTCGCACCACGACGGGTCCAGGCATCGCCTGACCCCGGAAAGCTCCATGGAGATCCAGCGTCTGCTGGATGCCGACATCACCATGGCCTTCGACGAGTGCACGCCCTTTCCCGCCACCCATGAGCAGGCGGCGGAAAGCATGCGTCTGTCCATGCGTTGGGCGCGGCGCTCCAAGGAGGCTTTCGTCCAGCGCCCCGGCTACGGCCTGTTCGGCATCGTCCAGGGCGGCGTTTATCCCGAACTGCGGGCGGAATCGGCCCGGGCGCTGCTGGAGATCGGCTTCGAGGGCTATGCCGTGGGCGGTCTGGCGGTGGGCGAGGGCCAGGAGGCCATGTTCGCCACCCTGGACGTCACCACGCCGCTGTTGCCCGCCGACAAGCCCCGCTACCTGATGGGGGTGGGGCGCCCGTCCGACATCATCGGCGCGGTGGGGCGCGGCATCGACATGTTCGACTGCGTCATGCCGACCCGCTCGGGCCGCACCGCCCAGGCCTTCACCCGGCGGGGCACCGTCAACCTGCGCAATGCCCGCCACCAGGACGATCCCCGGCCGCTGGAGGAGGGCTGCCCCTGTCCGGCCTGCCGCGACCATTCGCGGGCCTATCTCCACCACCTGACCCGCTCGGAAGAGATTCTGGGGCCGATGCTGCTGACCTGGCACAACATCCAGGCCTATCAGACCCTGACCGCCGGTCTGCGCGCCGCCATCGCCGAGGGGCGTTTCGCCCAATTCGCGGCGGAAGCCGCCGCGCTGGAGGAGATGGGGGATATTCCGCCGCTATGA
- a CDS encoding OmpA family protein has translation MRSIKSLLAAAVVAGALAPVAAQAQWYVGLDAGAQFLQDSKNSGNGVSGLKSESDAGWLTQGVVGYGFGQWRVEGELSYRSSDLDKVGGASGKGETTALAPMINGVYEFLPQSSWHPFVGLGIGTAYVDAGKAKKNGVDAYNGSDWQFAYQGFAGVGYDLNENVELKAQYRYFSTLDYETKSAAGTKLDSEYRDHGVMLGFVYKFNAPKAAPAPAPVPVAAPAPMPAPKPVAQVQKNYIVFFDFDKAQITPEAARVLQQAAGAAKSAGSARIDLSAHTDLSGSAKYNQVLSEKRGAAVKAQLVQMGIPADQIIVVAKGKSSPMVPTPDGVREPQNRRVEIVLP, from the coding sequence ATGCGCAGCATCAAGTCCCTCCTCGCCGCGGCCGTCGTCGCCGGCGCCCTGGCCCCGGTGGCCGCCCAGGCCCAGTGGTATGTCGGCCTCGATGCCGGCGCCCAGTTCCTGCAGGATTCCAAGAACAGCGGGAACGGCGTTTCGGGTCTCAAGTCGGAATCCGACGCGGGCTGGCTGACCCAGGGCGTGGTTGGCTACGGCTTCGGCCAGTGGCGCGTCGAGGGTGAGCTGTCCTACCGCTCCAGCGATCTGGACAAGGTCGGCGGCGCCAGCGGCAAGGGCGAAACCACCGCCCTGGCCCCGATGATCAACGGCGTCTACGAGTTCCTGCCCCAGTCCAGCTGGCACCCCTTCGTCGGCCTGGGTATCGGTACCGCCTATGTGGATGCCGGCAAGGCCAAGAAGAACGGCGTCGACGCCTATAACGGCAGCGACTGGCAGTTCGCCTATCAGGGCTTCGCCGGTGTGGGCTACGACCTCAACGAGAATGTCGAGCTGAAGGCCCAGTACCGCTACTTCTCGACCCTGGACTACGAGACCAAGTCGGCCGCCGGCACCAAGCTGGACTCGGAATACCGCGACCACGGCGTGATGCTGGGCTTCGTCTACAAGTTCAACGCGCCCAAGGCCGCTCCGGCCCCGGCTCCGGTTCCCGTCGCCGCCCCGGCTCCGATGCCGGCGCCCAAGCCCGTCGCCCAGGTGCAGAAGAACTACATCGTGTTCTTCGACTTCGACAAGGCGCAGATCACCCCGGAGGCCGCCCGCGTCCTGCAGCAGGCCGCCGGCGCCGCCAAGTCGGCCGGCTCGGCCCGCATCGACCTGTCGGCCCACACCGACCTGTCGGGCAGCGCCAAGTACAACCAGGTCCTGTCCGAGAAGCGCGGTGCCGCCGTCAAGGCGCAGCTGGTGCAGATGGGCATCCCCGCCGACCAGATCATCGTGGTCGCCAAGGGCAAGTCGTCGCCCATGGTCCCGACCCCCGACGGTGTGCGCGAGCCGCAGAACCGCCGCGTCGAGATCGTCCTGCCCTAA
- a CDS encoding phosphatidylserine decarboxylase — translation MRRWRVQAQQISLTKYLWFPINREGWPFVGLFALGALLLGQIWGPLGWAGALLTCWCAWFFRDPDRVTPTRDGLVISPADGVVQMVGMVAPPPELDMGDEPRMRISVFMSVFSVHINRCPVDGTIVKCSYRPGKFLDASLDKASADNERMSVRMSRADGREIAFVQIAGLVARRIKCDLKDGQQVRAGQRFGLIRFGSRVDVYLPEGVSPLVSLGQSIIAGETVLADLDSTEAGRQGEIR, via the coding sequence ATTCGGAGGTGGCGCGTGCAGGCTCAGCAGATTTCCCTGACCAAGTATCTTTGGTTCCCCATCAACCGCGAAGGCTGGCCGTTCGTCGGATTGTTCGCGCTGGGAGCCCTGCTGCTGGGGCAGATCTGGGGCCCGCTGGGCTGGGCCGGAGCGCTGCTCACCTGCTGGTGCGCCTGGTTCTTCCGCGATCCCGACCGGGTCACTCCCACCCGAGACGGCCTGGTGATCAGCCCGGCCGACGGCGTGGTGCAGATGGTCGGCATGGTCGCCCCGCCCCCCGAGCTGGACATGGGCGACGAGCCGCGCATGCGCATCTCGGTGTTCATGAGCGTGTTCTCGGTGCACATCAACCGCTGCCCGGTGGACGGCACCATCGTCAAGTGCTCGTACCGCCCCGGCAAGTTCCTCGACGCCTCGCTGGACAAGGCCAGCGCCGACAACGAGCGCATGAGCGTGCGCATGAGCCGCGCCGACGGCCGCGAGATCGCCTTCGTGCAGATCGCCGGGCTGGTGGCCCGCCGCATCAAGTGCGACCTCAAGGACGGCCAGCAGGTGCGCGCCGGCCAGCGCTTCGGCCTGATTCGCTTCGGCTCGCGCGTCGACGTCTATCTGCCCGAGGGCGTGTCGCCGCTGGTCAGCCTGGGCCAGAGCATCATCGCCGGCGAGACGGTGCTGGCCGACCTCGACTCCACCGAAGCGGGGCGCCAGGGGGAAATCCGCTGA